A genomic region of Conger conger chromosome 6, fConCon1.1, whole genome shotgun sequence contains the following coding sequences:
- the LOC133131535 gene encoding leukotriene B4 receptor 1-like: protein MQHLNISSHNSTSWNTKDVATSVVLGLCCVVGIPGNLLVVVAISRHLRKASLMVKLMLNLALTDILSLLMVPLWIVALLEGWPYGHAACKILSYAIYCGLYASVLTITLMSIHRYLKVLRPFCKARLQLGGRDERVLLASLWAMACFLAIPAAILRKVEEAGSGRPACIPHFHSHLEEATILLLETLLGFLVPGVILTASYLCIIHRVGRSPVLSSHRLNQLVTWVVVAFFLFWAPWHALNLVQAAATFVEGERPGREVGARLRKAIRQGHNVAGALTFLNSSLNPFLYAFASRSLRNGSSLLKRMERVCHPKFPDKPEPDRRRAVLGISSIDITLATTAELRPMQPASSLSSELKPRCVPDTQKSSL, encoded by the coding sequence ATGCAGCATCTCAACATTTCCAGCCACAATTCCACTTCCTGGAACACCAAAGACGTTGCCACCAGTGTTGTCCTTGGATTGTGCTGTGTGGTGGGCATCCCCGGAAACCTTCTGGTCGTAGTGGCAATAAGCCGGCACCTTCGCAAGGCCTCCCTGATGGTGAAGCTGATGCTGAACTTGGCCCTGACAGACATCTTGTCCCTGCTTATGGTGCCCTTGTGGATAGTGGCCCTACTAGAAGGTTGGCCGTATGGACACGCTGCTTGCAAGATCCTCTCCTATGCTATCTACTGCGGCCTGTATGCCAGCGTCCTGACCATCACCCTGATGAGCATCCATCGCTACCTGAAGGTTCTGCGACCGTTCTGCAAGGCCAGGCTCCAACTAGGGGGGAGAGACGAGAGGGTTCTGCTGGCCTCCTTATGGGCCATGGCATGCTTCCTGGCAAttccagcagccattttgcggaAGGTAGAGGAGGCTGGGAGCGGGAGACCAGCCTGCATACCTCACTTCCACTCGCATCTGGAGGAGGCCACCATACTCCTTCTGGAGACCCTTCTGGGGTTCCTGGTCCCAGGTGTCATCCTTACCGCCTCCTACCTCTGCATCATCCATAGAGTGGGTCGCTCCCCCGTCCTCTCTAGCCATAGGCTCAACCAACTGGTCACCTGGGTGGTAGTGGCCTTCTTCTTATTCTGGGCCCCCTGGCATGCCTTGAACCTGGTGCAAGCAGCGGCTACCTTTGTAGAGGGGGAGAGGCCAGGGAGGGAGGTAGGGGCGAGGCTGCGGAAGGCCATCAGGCAAGGCCATAATGTGGCAGGAGCCCTCACTTTCCTCAACAGCAGCCTGAACCCCTTCCTGTACGCCTTTGCCTCTCGGAGCCTGCGGAATGGCAGCAGCCTGCTGAAGAGGATGGAGCGTGTCTGTCACCCCAAGTTTCCTGACAAGCCTGAACCAGACCGCAGGAGGGCCGTGCTGGGTATCTCGTCCATTGACATCACCCTCGCCACAACGGCCGAGCTGCGTCCCATGCAGCCAGCATCCAGTCTTTCGTCTGAGCTCAAACCAAGGTGTGTTCCAGACACCCAAAAATCCTCTCTTTAG
- the LOC133131536 gene encoding leukotriene B4 receptor 1-like — MQHLNTSTSNSTVSWNTDRVAPSVIMGLCCLVGVPGNIAVIVVIVRRYRSKNFTLKLMLNLAVSDLLSLITLPVWIYTWLYGWVFQRLTCKLIAYFLYCNLYSNLLTVTMMSVQRYLAVLYPQSWARLRGMGERVLLVTMWGLSGVLASSMIVVRDVVLDKDKGQYSCVRTYRSDGEKVAVLFIETLLAFVIPFSILVTFYFCLHKKVKQTAFFNSQRMTRLVTSIVVTFFIFWSPFHVINVLKMSSVVLKSKSLQKFSETAWYITGALTFINSCVDPFLYAFSSRNLRQDAQPSENTADASTRNV; from the coding sequence ATGCAGCACctcaacacctccacctccaacTCCACCGTCTCCTGGAACACTGACCGTGTGGCCCCCAGTGTGATCATGGGGCTTTGCTGTTTGGTGGGCGTCCCTGGCAACATTGCGGTCATCGTGGTGATAGTGCGCAGGTACAGGAGTAAGAATTTCACTCTGAAGCTGATGCTGAACCTGGCGGTCTCTGACCTCTTGTCCCTCATCACACTGCCTGTGTGGATCTACACCTGGctgtatggctgggtgtttcAACGGTTGACCTGCAAGCTAATAGCTTATTTTCTCTACTGTAATTTATACTCAAACCTGCTGACGGTCACCATGATGAGTGTGCAGCGCTACCTGGCTGTGCTGTACCCTCAGTCCTGGGCTAGGCTGCGTGGGATGGGTGAGAGGGTTCTGCTGGTCACCATGTGGGGGCTGTCAGGTGTACTTGCCTCTTCCATGATCGTGGTTCGGGATGTGGTTCTGGACAAGGATAAAGGACAGTACAGTTGTGTTAGGACGTACAGGTCTGACGGGGAGAAAGTGGCCGTTCTGTTCATTGAGACACTGCTGGCATTTGTTATCCCTTTCTCCATCCTGGTTACTTTTTACTTCTGCCTCCACAAGAAAGTGAAACAGACCGCCTTCTTCAACAGCCAGAGGATGACCAGGCTGGTGACCAGCATTGTGGTCACCTTCTTCATCTTCTGGAGTCCCTTCCATGTCATCAACGTGCTGAAAATGTCATCGGTTGTACTGAAGTCCAAAAGTCTGCAAAAATTCTCTGAGACTGCTTGGTACATTACTGGGGCTCTGACCTTCATTAACAGCTGTGTGGACCCCTTCCTCTATGCCTTCAGCTCACGAAACCTCCGGCAAGATGCCCAGCCTTCAGAAAACACAGCAGATGCTTCCACCAGGAATGTCTAA
- the LOC133131364 gene encoding leukotriene B4 receptor 1-like, producing the protein MSQLNDSDRSLDSINSDHIAPSAVMGLCCLIGVFGNVAVVSVIVCNHKRGDLNFTLKLMLNLAFSDILSLLTLPVWIYNLLHGWTLGLGACKFTSYVVISSLYVSVLTVTLMSVQRYVAVLYSQYWARLRGTGKRALLVALWVLAGVLASPAIALGDVVGQEMQCKWHYRSDTEEAATLFMEILLGFVVPFSILVTSYFCLHKKVNQTTFFSSQRMTRLVTSIVVTFFIFWSPVHITNILQISAVLLKSKTLKNFVKNCVDYTQALTFLNSCVNPFLYAFATRCRKENTEQSTTSQVVSTSNL; encoded by the coding sequence ATGTCACAGCTCAATGACTCTGACCGAAGCCTGGACTCCATCAACTCTGACCACATAGCCCCTAGTGCTGTCATGGGGCTGTGCTGCTTGATTGGTGTCTTCGGCAATGTAGCAGTGGTTTCGGTGATAGTGTGCAATCACAAGAGGGGGGATTTAAACTTCACTCTGAAGCTGATGCTGAACCTGGCTTTCTCAGACATCCTGTCCCTCCTCACGCTGCCTGTGTGGATTTACAACTTGCTGCATGGCTGGACCCTTGGCCTTGGCGCATGCAAATTTACCTCCTACGTGGTCATTAGCAGCTTGTATGTCAGCGTGCTGACGGTCACCCTGATGAGCGTGCAGCGCTACGTAGCTGTGCTGTATTCTCAGTACTGGGCGAGGCTGCGTGGCACAGGTAAGAGGGCTCTCCTTGTTGCCTTGTGGGTACTGGCGGGTGTCCTTGCATCACCAGCGATCGCACTGGGGGATGTGGTCGGGCAAGAGATGCAATGCAAATGGCACTACAGATCGGACACGGAGGAAGCGGCCACCTTGTTCATGGAGATTCTGCTGGGGTTTGTAGTGCCTTTCTCCATCCTGGTCACCTCTTACTTCTGTCTCCACAAGAAAGTGAACCAGACCACCTTCTTCAGCAGCCAGAGGATGACCAGGCTGGTGACCAGCATTGTGGTCACCTTCTTCATCTTCTGGAGCCCCGTTCACATCACCAACATCCTGCAAATCTCTGCGGTCTTGCTCAAATCCAAAACTCTCAAGAACTTTGTGAAGAATTGCGTGGACTACACCCAGGCTCTGACCTTCctcaacagctgtgtgaatcCCTTTCTCTATGCCTTTGCTACCCGCTGCCGTAAGGAGAACACAGAACAGTCTACAACGTCACAGGTTGTTTCAACTAGCAATTTATAA